The Cinclus cinclus chromosome 3, bCinCin1.1, whole genome shotgun sequence genome has a window encoding:
- the PNPT1 gene encoding polyribonucleotide nucleotidyltransferase 1, mitochondrial — protein MAAALSCGRAALGALSWDGSGAAARWRRVLPLGRPALSWILRRGAAAGPKPWAGRAVTVEVGGRKMELSSGKLAKFADGSAVVQLGDTAVMVTAVSKTKPSPSQFMPLVVDYRQKAAAAGRIPTNYLRRELGSTDKEILTSRVIDRSIRPLFPAGYFYDTQILCNLLAVDGVNDPDILAINGASAALALSDIPWNGPIGAVRVGLVDGETVINPTRKEMASSALNLIVAGAPQSQVVMLEATAENVLQQDFCHAIKVGVKQTQQIIQGIQQLVKERGVAKRTVQKLFIAPEEIVELAKKLASNKIYAVFTDSSHDKISRDEAINKIRLETEEQLKEKFPEAEPYEIMESFNVVSKDIFRNLVLNEYRRCDGRDLTSLRDIKCEVNMFKMLHGSALFQRGQTQVLCTVTFDSLESSVKSDVISTAVSGIKDKNFMLHYEFPPYATNEIGKVTGMNRRELGHGALAERALKPVIPQNFPFTIRVTSEVLESNGSSSMASACGGSLALMDAGVPVSNAVAGVAIGLITKCSQGKGDIEDYRLLTDILGIEDYYGDMDFKMAGTNKGITALQVDLKLPGIPIKIVVEAIQQATAAKREILQIMNQTLAKPRPNRKESGPVVETIHVPLSKRLRFVGPGAYNLKKLQAQTGVTVSQLDEETYSVFAPTPGAMHEAREFIGEICKDDQEVNLEFGAIYTATITEIRDSGVMVKLYPNMTPVLLHNSQLDQRKIKHPSALGLEVGQEIQVKYFGRDPTDGRMRLSRKILQSPASSTLKTLTDKNSIILGGAVPQTSTSS, from the exons ATGGCGGCCGCCCTGAGCTGCGGCCGTGCTGCGCTGGGAGCGCTGTCCTGGGATGGCAGCGGGGCCGCGGCGCGGTGGCGGCGGGTCCTGCCCCTGGGCCGCCCCGCCCTATCCTGGATACTCCGCCGTGGCGCCGCGGCGGGGCCCAAACCCTGGGCTGGGCGGGCCGTGACTGTGGAGGTGGGCGGCAG aaagATGGAGCTGTCTTCTGGAAAACTTGCAAAGTTTGCTGATGGATCTGCTGTTGTTCag CTAGGTGACACAGCAGTGATGGTCACAGCAGTCAGCAAAACCAAGCCCTCTCCATCTCAGTTTATGCCATTAGTG GTTGACTACCGCCagaaagctgctgcagcaggaagaattCCTACAAACTATCTAAGAAGAGAGCTTGGCTCCACTGATAAAGAAATTCTTACAAGCAGAGTAATAG ATCGGTCAATCAGGCCACTCTTCCCAGCAGGCTACTTTTATGATACACAG ATCCTTTGTAATCTTTTAGCAGTAGATGGTGTCAATGATCCTGACATTCTGGCAATTAATGGAG CTTCTGCAGCACTTGCTTTGTCTGATATCCCCTGGAATGGTCCTATTG GTGCAGTAAGGGTAGGGCTGGTGGATGGAGAGACTGTTATCAATCCAACTCGAAAAGAGATGGCCTCTAGTGCTCTAAATTTAATTGTTGCTGGAGCTCCACAAAGTCAAGTTG TTATGCTGGAAGCAACTGCTGAGAACGTCTTGCAGCAAGACTTCTGCCATGCTATCAAAGTGGGGGTGAAGCAGACCCAGCAGATCATCCAGGGCATTCAGCAGCTGGTGAAGGAGCGGGGTGTAGCAAAGAGAACTGtccagaaattatttattgctCCTGAAGAGATTGTGGAACTTGCAAAGAA ACTTGCTTCTAACAAGATCTATGCAGTGTTCACAGATTCAAGCCATGATAAA ATTTCCAGAGATGAAGCAATCAACAAAATAAGGCTTGAAACAGAAGAACAGCTGAAAG AAAAATTTCCGGAGGCTGAGCCTTATGAAATCATGGAATCTTTCAATGTGGTTTCAAAGGATATTTTTAGAAATCTTGTGCTAAATGAATATAGAAG GTGTGATGGGAGAGATTTGACTTCCCTCAGAGACATTAAATGTGAAGTGAACATGTTCAAAATGCTTCATGGATCAGCCTTATTTCAAAGAGGTCAAACACAG GTTCTGTGTACAGTTACATTTGACTCTCTAGAATCGAGTGTAAAATCAGATGTTATCTCCACAGCAGTGAG tggaataaaagataaaaacttCATGCTGCATTATGAG TTTCCACCTTATGCAACCAATGAGATTGGCAAAGTTACTGGGATGAACAGGAGAGAGCTTGGACATG gtgCACTGGCAGAACGGGCTTTGAAACCAGTTATACCCCAGAATTTCCCATTCACAATCCGAGTTACTTCTGAAGTCTTAGAATCAAATG GATCGTCCTCAATGGCTTCTGCATGCGGTGGAAGTTTAGCATTAATGGATGCAG GAGTTCCAGTGTCAAATGCAGTGGCAGGTGTGGCCATAGGCCTCATTACCAAGTGCAGCCAAGGAAAAGGGGATATTGAGGACTATCGCTTGCTGACAGACATCCTG ggaATTGAAGATTACTATGGAGATATGGATTTCAAGATGGCAGGCACCAATAAAGGGATAACAGCACTGCAG GTTGATCTCAAGCTGCCAGGAATACCAATAAAAATTGTGGTGGAAGCTATTCAGCAAGCTACAG CTGCAAAGAGGGAGATTTTACAAATTATGAACCAAACACTGGCAAAACCCAGACctaacagaaaagaaagtggACCAGTTGTAG AAACTATCCACGTTCCCTTATCAAAAAGATTAAGATTCGTTGGTCCTGGGGCTTACAATTTGAAAAAACTTCAAGCACAGACTG GTGTGACTGTCAGTCAGCTGGATGAAGAGACATATTCTGTGTTTGCCCCCACACCAGGGGCAATGCACGAGGCCAGGGAATTCATCGGGGAAATCTGCAAAGATGAT CAAGAAGTTAATTTGGAATTTGGGGCAATATATACAGCCACAATTACTGAAATAAG GGATTCTGGAGTGATGGTAAAACTGTATCCAAACATGACCCCAGTATTACTTCATAATTCACAGCTGGATCAAAGAAAG ATTAAACACCCTAGTGCTCTGGGATTAGAAGTTGGACAAGAAATTcag GTTAAATACTTTGGCCGTGACCCCACTGATGGCAGAATGAGGCTTTCACGGAAAATCCTGCAatccccagccagcagcaccctgaAAACCCTGACAGACAAAAACAGCATTATCCTGGGAGGGGCTGTTCCACAGACATCCACATCATCCTAG